Genomic segment of Synergistaceae bacterium:
TAATGAACGATCTCGGCGATAAAATGACTCCTGAAGAAAAAGGACGAGTCAACACGAAAATTGACGCGCTGAAAAAAGCAATCGAGTCAGGCAGCGAGTCAGGCATGAAGAGCGCAAAAGATGATCTCAACAAAACAATGCAGGAGTTCGGCGCGAGACTCTATCAGCAGGCAGGAGCAGGCAACCCGGGCGCAAACTTTACCGGCAACCCCGGCGCAAACACTTCGAGCAATAACGATAATGACACTGTAGATGCTGAATTTAGCGACAAAAATTAATTTATCGGACAAATAATTTATTCCCTCTGGTAAATGGCCGGAGGGATTTTTTCGTTTATCGCGACTCGAATGTGCGTAAAAATTTATGTGTGTGCAATAACTAAATGCATTCCGCTCATAAAGTAAAAAAATTAATCCTGTGCTAAAATATTGCGGGTAATTCTCAGGACATTAAATATATAGAAAGAAGGAAAATTTTTCAATGGCAGATATAGTCGGACTTACATGCACCCAGTGCAAGCGCAGAAATTACACAACGACTGTGAACAAAAAAAAGCAGTCCAAGAAGTTAGAGCTTAAGAAATTTTGCAAGTGGTGCAACGCGTCAGTACTTCACAAAGAGTCAAAATAAATTTATAACAGTTGCCAAAGATTTAAACCTGTTGTAGAATTTGCAGAGTTAATCAAGCAATAAAATTTTATGCAGGTCCGTGGCT
This window contains:
- the rpmG gene encoding 50S ribosomal protein L33 — its product is MADIVGLTCTQCKRRNYTTTVNKKKQSKKLELKKFCKWCNASVLHKESK